A stretch of the Labilithrix sp. genome encodes the following:
- a CDS encoding ATP-binding protein: MFRSNAPVTATAFHDRQTELAGLLDAFEALRQGAPRWLAIVGPRKVGKTSLLLEASRRSPSGVHVALLDVFERAPLDLDVFRLLAARALDALLAEEAGASFARRLHTPAEFRALLHKTGSLRNASADLHSDLDRLPDEPATPDAVRRWLHLPEELCALLDRKLVLAIDEVQELGSLSRFEPFVAMRAAWQRHERVAYVISGSAESTLRELVTARHSPFFQHFTLFELGPFHPADAIKLLVDAAPPDRPIPKAIAARLVEVIGTHPFYLQMAGEALVTEPPPYDDESLKAMVQALVFSRTGRLALYFENEYARAVGKATTAAATLAAVAELGPTRMTDVAKAIGASTASTARYLERLGDTIVRADDGRYSLADPLFGSWVRWRGPGGTVVPMTIVGDEAEQAVARHLSDLGFDLVYQSRASRGAFDLLALRGHEQLGLQVKRAAPPLRFANADWKRMEADAQRFGWRWAIASVDAAGEVKMLDPAKATRGRERRLAQAAVIENLLRWLDRPSKHRR, encoded by the coding sequence GTGTTCCGCTCGAATGCGCCGGTGACGGCGACCGCGTTCCATGATCGGCAGACCGAGCTGGCCGGCCTCCTCGACGCGTTCGAGGCGCTGCGCCAGGGTGCGCCGCGCTGGCTCGCCATCGTCGGACCGCGCAAGGTCGGCAAGACCAGCTTGCTGCTGGAGGCCTCGCGCCGGTCGCCCAGCGGCGTGCACGTGGCGCTGCTCGACGTCTTCGAGCGCGCCCCGCTCGATCTCGACGTGTTTCGGCTGCTCGCCGCGCGGGCGCTGGACGCGCTGCTCGCGGAGGAGGCGGGCGCCTCGTTTGCCCGCCGGCTCCACACGCCGGCGGAGTTCCGCGCGCTCCTTCACAAGACAGGCTCGCTCCGGAACGCGAGCGCCGATCTCCATTCCGATCTGGACCGGCTCCCGGACGAGCCGGCCACCCCCGACGCCGTGCGGCGCTGGCTGCATCTGCCGGAGGAGCTCTGCGCGCTCCTCGACCGCAAGCTGGTGCTCGCGATCGACGAGGTGCAGGAGCTCGGCTCGCTCAGCCGGTTCGAACCGTTCGTCGCGATGCGCGCGGCGTGGCAGCGGCACGAGCGCGTCGCGTACGTCATCTCGGGCTCGGCAGAGAGCACGCTGCGCGAGCTCGTGACGGCGCGCCACTCGCCGTTCTTCCAGCACTTCACGCTCTTCGAGCTCGGCCCCTTTCACCCCGCCGACGCGATCAAGCTCCTCGTCGACGCGGCGCCGCCCGACCGTCCGATCCCCAAGGCGATCGCCGCGCGGCTCGTCGAGGTCATCGGCACGCACCCCTTCTACCTGCAGATGGCGGGGGAAGCGCTCGTGACCGAGCCGCCTCCGTACGACGACGAGAGCCTCAAGGCGATGGTTCAGGCGCTCGTCTTCTCGCGCACCGGCCGGCTCGCGCTGTACTTCGAGAACGAATACGCCCGCGCGGTCGGCAAGGCGACGACCGCCGCCGCGACGCTCGCGGCGGTCGCGGAGCTCGGGCCCACGCGAATGACGGACGTGGCGAAGGCGATCGGCGCGTCGACGGCCTCGACCGCTCGCTACCTCGAGCGCCTGGGAGACACCATCGTCCGCGCCGACGACGGACGTTACTCCCTCGCCGATCCGCTCTTCGGCTCGTGGGTGCGCTGGCGCGGCCCCGGCGGCACGGTCGTGCCGATGACGATCGTCGGCGACGAGGCCGAGCAGGCCGTGGCCCGGCACCTGTCCGATCTCGGCTTCGATCTCGTCTACCAGTCGCGTGCGTCGCGCGGCGCGTTCGACCTGCTCGCGCTGCGCGGGCACGAGCAGCTCGGCCTCCAGGTGAAGCGCGCCGCGCCGCCGCTGCGCTTCGCGAACGCCGACTGGAAGCGCATGGAAGCCGACGCCCAACGGTTCGGCTGGCGCTGGGCGATCGCTTCGGTGGACGCCGCGGGAGAGGTCAAGATGCTCGATCCCGCGAAGGCGACCCGCGGCCGAGAGCGGCGCCTCGCGCAGGCCGCCGTCATCGAGAACCTGCTGCGCTGGCTCGATCGTCCGTCCAAGCACCGGCGATGA